The following are from one region of the Salmo trutta chromosome 20, fSalTru1.1, whole genome shotgun sequence genome:
- the LOC115156138 gene encoding signal transducer and activator of transcription 1-like isoform X4 yields MGFVSKEREKALLKDKEPGTFLLRFSESSREGAITFTWVEGSNNDVHFHAVEPYTKKELAAVSFPDILRNYKVMAAENIPENPLLYLYPNIPKDSAFTRYYSRPTEAAEPMELESASEAGYIQTELISVSEVHPSRLQDAMLPMSSQVYGELTRIINPDEIENVMCTPFPN; encoded by the exons ATGGGCTTTGttagtaaggagagagagaaggccctgCTGAAGGACAAGGAGCCTGGAACTTTCCTGCTGCGCTTCAGCGAGAGCAGCCGAGAGGGAGCCATTACCTTCACCTGGGTGGAGGGCTCCAATAAcg ACGTCCATTTCCACGCGGTGGAGCCCTACACTAAGAAGGAGCTGGCCGCCGTCTCTTTTCCTGACATCCTCCGCAACTACAAGGTGATGGCTGCTGAGAACATCCCTGAGAACCCtctgctctacctctaccccaACATCCCCAAAGACAGTGCCTTCACACGCTACTACAGCCGCCCCACAGAAG CTGCTGAGCCAATGGAGTTGGAGAGTGCCTCTGAGGCTGGCTACATTCAGACGGAGCTCATCTCTGTGTCTGAAGT CCACCCCTCCAGACTACAGGACGCCATGCTGCCCATGAGTTCCCAAGTGTATGGAGAGCTGACCAGGATTATTAACCCTGATGAGATTGAAAATGTG ATGTGCACTCCCTTCCCAAACTAA
- the LOC115156138 gene encoding signal transducer and activator of transcription 1-like isoform X2, which yields MGSSPGPSSARCIMGFVSKEREKALLKDKEPGTFLLRFSESSREGAITFTWVEGSNNDVHFHAVEPYTKKELAAVSFPDILRNYKVMAAENIPENPLLYLYPNIPKDSAFTRYYSRPTEAAEPMELESASEAGYIQTELISVSEVHPSRLQDAMLPMSSQVYGELTRIINPDEIENVMCTPFPN from the exons ATGGGCTCATCCCCTGGACCAAGTTCTGCAAG GTGTATCATGGGCTTTGttagtaaggagagagagaaggccctgCTGAAGGACAAGGAGCCTGGAACTTTCCTGCTGCGCTTCAGCGAGAGCAGCCGAGAGGGAGCCATTACCTTCACCTGGGTGGAGGGCTCCAATAAcg ACGTCCATTTCCACGCGGTGGAGCCCTACACTAAGAAGGAGCTGGCCGCCGTCTCTTTTCCTGACATCCTCCGCAACTACAAGGTGATGGCTGCTGAGAACATCCCTGAGAACCCtctgctctacctctaccccaACATCCCCAAAGACAGTGCCTTCACACGCTACTACAGCCGCCCCACAGAAG CTGCTGAGCCAATGGAGTTGGAGAGTGCCTCTGAGGCTGGCTACATTCAGACGGAGCTCATCTCTGTGTCTGAAGT CCACCCCTCCAGACTACAGGACGCCATGCTGCCCATGAGTTCCCAAGTGTATGGAGAGCTGACCAGGATTATTAACCCTGATGAGATTGAAAATGTG ATGTGCACTCCCTTCCCAAACTAA
- the LOC115156138 gene encoding signal transducer and activator of transcription 1-like isoform X3, protein MMGKTSLQLTLLQCIMGFVSKEREKALLKDKEPGTFLLRFSESSREGAITFTWVEGSNNDVHFHAVEPYTKKELAAVSFPDILRNYKVMAAENIPENPLLYLYPNIPKDSAFTRYYSRPTEAAEPMELESASEAGYIQTELISVSEVHPSRLQDAMLPMSSQVYGELTRIINPDEIENV, encoded by the exons ATGATGGGGAAAACATCTCTCCAACTCACATTACTTCA GTGTATCATGGGCTTTGttagtaaggagagagagaaggccctgCTGAAGGACAAGGAGCCTGGAACTTTCCTGCTGCGCTTCAGCGAGAGCAGCCGAGAGGGAGCCATTACCTTCACCTGGGTGGAGGGCTCCAATAAcg ACGTCCATTTCCACGCGGTGGAGCCCTACACTAAGAAGGAGCTGGCCGCCGTCTCTTTTCCTGACATCCTCCGCAACTACAAGGTGATGGCTGCTGAGAACATCCCTGAGAACCCtctgctctacctctaccccaACATCCCCAAAGACAGTGCCTTCACACGCTACTACAGCCGCCCCACAGAAG CTGCTGAGCCAATGGAGTTGGAGAGTGCCTCTGAGGCTGGCTACATTCAGACGGAGCTCATCTCTGTGTCTGAAGT CCACCCCTCCAGACTACAGGACGCCATGCTGCCCATGAGTTCCCAAGTGTATGGAGAGCTGACCAGGATTATTAACCCTGATGAGATTGAAAATGTG tga
- the LOC115156138 gene encoding signal transducer and activator of transcription 1-like isoform X1 yields MMGKTSLQLTLLQCIMGFVSKEREKALLKDKEPGTFLLRFSESSREGAITFTWVEGSNNDVHFHAVEPYTKKELAAVSFPDILRNYKVMAAENIPENPLLYLYPNIPKDSAFTRYYSRPTEAAEPMELESASEAGYIQTELISVSEVHPSRLQDAMLPMSSQVYGELTRIINPDEIENVMCTPFPN; encoded by the exons ATGATGGGGAAAACATCTCTCCAACTCACATTACTTCA GTGTATCATGGGCTTTGttagtaaggagagagagaaggccctgCTGAAGGACAAGGAGCCTGGAACTTTCCTGCTGCGCTTCAGCGAGAGCAGCCGAGAGGGAGCCATTACCTTCACCTGGGTGGAGGGCTCCAATAAcg ACGTCCATTTCCACGCGGTGGAGCCCTACACTAAGAAGGAGCTGGCCGCCGTCTCTTTTCCTGACATCCTCCGCAACTACAAGGTGATGGCTGCTGAGAACATCCCTGAGAACCCtctgctctacctctaccccaACATCCCCAAAGACAGTGCCTTCACACGCTACTACAGCCGCCCCACAGAAG CTGCTGAGCCAATGGAGTTGGAGAGTGCCTCTGAGGCTGGCTACATTCAGACGGAGCTCATCTCTGTGTCTGAAGT CCACCCCTCCAGACTACAGGACGCCATGCTGCCCATGAGTTCCCAAGTGTATGGAGAGCTGACCAGGATTATTAACCCTGATGAGATTGAAAATGTG ATGTGCACTCCCTTCCCAAACTAA